One window of Nitrospirota bacterium genomic DNA carries:
- a CDS encoding DoxX family protein: MKWLEKYADYAYALMRIVAGFMFSFHGFQKILGILSEFQPSVGSQLWFGGLIELLGGIAIMLGFQTRIVAFICSGEMAVAYFQYHWKFQIGPDFFPTINKGELAALYSFVFLYIASRGGVKWKLDKN, from the coding sequence ATGAAATGGCTTGAAAAGTACGCGGACTACGCTTACGCCTTGATGCGGATCGTGGCGGGTTTCATGTTCTCGTTCCACGGCTTCCAGAAAATCCTTGGGATACTTTCCGAGTTCCAGCCTTCAGTCGGGTCCCAGCTCTGGTTCGGCGGGCTCATCGAACTCCTGGGAGGAATAGCAATAATGCTGGGGTTCCAAACGCGCATAGTGGCGTTCATTTGCAGTGGAGAGATGGCCGTGGCCTATTTCCAGTACCACTGGAAGTTCCAGATAGGACCTGATTTCTTTCCGACGATCAACAAGGGCGAATTGGCCGCGCTCTACAGCTTTGTTTTCCTCTACATCGCCAGCCGGGGCGGGGTCAAATGGAAGCTGGACAAAAACTAA